In candidate division WOR-3 bacterium, the following proteins share a genomic window:
- a CDS encoding class I SAM-dependent methyltransferase, which yields MGEALFDRIARLYDHEQKEFTNDIPFYVEYAKECRGEVLELGCGTGRVLIPIAREGIKVTGLDVSQKMLSIASKKIQCDETAKIHATLTQGDMKSFNLNKKFSLIYIAFRSFQCLLTKNDQISCLKCVRDHLSDSGLFILDLFAPRHDFLAQAKRSVDLGRFYDEEKQLYVTRRAEDTYDLAKQTLHEDRYYEWTDKLGKSHRQVWTFELGYLFRYEAELLLEKCGFSVEKVLGGFDGSPYDYISGEQIFILKKTKKNSSDQDRSCIAEN from the coding sequence ATGGGTGAGGCACTCTTTGACAGGATCGCCAGATTATATGATCATGAACAGAAGGAGTTCACGAATGACATACCATTCTATGTAGAATACGCGAAGGAGTGCAGGGGAGAGGTGTTAGAGCTTGGCTGCGGCACGGGAAGGGTTTTGATCCCGATCGCAAGAGAAGGCATTAAAGTGACCGGGCTTGATGTTTCTCAAAAGATGTTGAGCATAGCAAGCAAGAAGATCCAATGTGATGAGACGGCAAAAATCCATGCAACATTAACCCAGGGTGATATGAAATCTTTCAATTTAAACAAGAAATTCTCTCTAATCTATATCGCATTCCGTTCTTTTCAGTGTCTGCTGACCAAGAACGATCAGATTTCCTGTTTGAAATGTGTCCGCGACCATCTGTCAGACAGCGGATTGTTCATTCTGGATCTGTTTGCACCGCGACATGATTTTCTGGCGCAGGCAAAAAGAAGTGTTGATCTTGGAAGATTTTATGATGAGGAGAAACAATTATATGTGACACGTCGGGCAGAGGATACGTACGATCTGGCAAAACAAACCCTCCATGAAGATCGATACTATGAATGGACAGATAAGCTTGGCAAATCTCATCGTCAGGTATGGACTTTTGAGTTAGGATATCTCTTCAGATACGAAGCCGAACTTCTTCTCGAAAAATGCGGTTTTTCTGTTGAGAAAGTCCTCGGTGGTTTCGATGGTTCACCGTATGATTACATCTCTGGCGAGCAGATATTCATTTTAAAAAAGACAAAGAAAAATAGCAGCGATCAGGATCGGTCGTGTATCGCAGAGAATTAG
- the rtcA gene encoding RNA 3'-terminal phosphate cyclase — MIEIDGSYLEGGGQILRTAVAVSAITSKPVHIFNIRKGRDKPGLRPQHLHGIAAAGQICDARINGLSMNSTDIVFVPGKIKGGEYVIDTKTAGSVTLILQTLVPLGTYADCPLELTLRGGTAVPFSPTITYFLHVFCSILRNHSVSIEVEVRRHGFYPKGGGEVFVRIIPSDIGVFKLRDRGSVKQVSAWITASNHLKTAKVAERIQNGFSGVFRDPDITFSYIDASSPGCFITACARYDNGLLGADAIGRRGKPAEEVGMDAANVLKAAVAAEACVDQWMVDQMVPFVALATHRSGMPCEISIPSLTNHAQTNIWVVEKFLGVIFSVENDILKCTKSS, encoded by the coding sequence ATGATCGAGATCGACGGTAGCTACCTCGAAGGAGGTGGCCAGATCCTGAGAACTGCGGTTGCGGTATCGGCGATAACCAGTAAACCTGTACATATCTTCAATATCAGAAAAGGCAGGGATAAGCCTGGTTTGAGACCCCAACACCTTCACGGTATCGCTGCTGCCGGTCAGATATGTGACGCCAGGATCAATGGGCTGAGTATGAACTCAACCGACATCGTTTTTGTTCCGGGAAAAATCAAGGGAGGAGAATATGTCATCGATACCAAAACCGCGGGGTCGGTCACCTTGATACTGCAGACATTAGTTCCCCTCGGGACCTATGCCGACTGTCCACTTGAACTCACACTAAGAGGCGGAACAGCGGTGCCGTTTAGCCCGACGATCACATATTTCTTACATGTATTCTGTTCAATACTACGGAATCACAGTGTCTCAATAGAAGTTGAAGTTAGACGCCACGGGTTCTACCCGAAGGGCGGCGGCGAAGTATTTGTGAGGATAATTCCATCGGATATTGGGGTTTTTAAATTGAGAGATCGGGGTTCGGTGAAACAAGTCAGTGCTTGGATAACCGCTTCTAATCATCTGAAGACGGCGAAGGTTGCGGAAAGAATTCAGAATGGATTTTCCGGGGTGTTCAGAGATCCCGACATCACGTTTTCGTATATCGATGCATCCTCTCCCGGTTGTTTCATAACCGCGTGCGCACGTTATGATAATGGTCTACTTGGTGCAGATGCAATCGGCAGAAGGGGGAAACCTGCTGAGGAAGTGGGCATGGACGCCGCCAATGTATTGAAAGCAGCTGTTGCAGCAGAAGCGTGCGTTGACCAGTGGATGGTCGACCAAATGGTACCGTTCGTGGCTCTGGCGACACACCGGTCAGGCATGCCATGCGAAATAAGCATTCCGTCATTGACGAATCATGCGCAAACGAACATCTGGGTTGTCGAAAAATTCCTGGGTGTTATCTTCAGTGTGGAAAATGATATATTGAAATGTACGAAAAGTTCATGA
- a CDS encoding DUF2284 domain-containing protein has translation MAEFQRYLEKAISAGMTKAKMISTRKITVANWVRIKCQYGCGGYSKRLTCPPYSPSPEYTREMISEYSTALLMQMEDISPDRETKLSRKLKSIVAELEREFFLHGYYKAFGMTSGPCRLCRTCDTRKPCKYPYEARPAMEACGIDVYQTVRNNGLKLEVVQREDSCCTYNGLILVE, from the coding sequence ATGGCAGAATTTCAAAGATACCTGGAAAAAGCGATATCCGCGGGTATGACAAAAGCAAAGATGATCAGTACAAGAAAAATTACAGTGGCGAATTGGGTTAGAATCAAGTGCCAGTATGGATGCGGTGGTTACAGCAAGCGGCTGACCTGTCCACCATATTCACCATCGCCTGAATACACGCGTGAAATGATAAGTGAATACTCTACAGCATTATTGATGCAGATGGAAGACATTTCCCCTGATAGGGAAACGAAGCTGAGCCGGAAGTTGAAAAGCATCGTTGCTGAACTCGAACGTGAATTTTTCCTCCATGGGTACTACAAAGCATTTGGCATGACCTCGGGACCCTGCCGGCTCTGTCGAACATGTGATACCAGGAAGCCATGCAAATATCCTTATGAGGCGAGACCGGCCATGGAAGCATGCGGTATTGATGTGTATCAGACCGTAAGGAATAACGGTCTGAAGCTCGAAGTTGTGCAAAGAGAAGATTCGTGCTGCACTTATAATGGATTGATCCTGGTTGAATGA
- a CDS encoding ATP-dependent DNA ligase, whose product MLFKAIVEYSERVRQTSSRNSKISIIEEFLSKLSVDEALIGVNYIAGRIRQGKLNIAWKGITELSNTVFRRSRSPSLVQVDRYLELVCSARGRKKIEALTPLFTKLGKDERKYLVLLMVGEVQQGAGEGVVKHAIARFFGLSDEEIERAYLQKPDIAELFFLLRSQGKEAIDSLGISIFSPVKPMLAQMANSLDDVFDENEEFALEHKLDGIRIQTHRDGDKVKIFSRHLKDITDHFPELVQNARQLPVTKFILDGEAIGIDKKGRPVRFQVLARRTTRKKNIIEMQREVPVLPQYFDALYVGDEDLTGKTYAERVEILNDVVRRKRNLAARLIPVSKNKARTFYDQSLELGNEGVVVKLLGSEYRPGKRGKFWFKLKGTHTVDCVILAAEWGHGRRHGFLSNLHLGVLDETKTKYLMVGKTFKGLTDKMLQWMTVNLPRYKVHEDEWTVYVRPVVVVEIVFNEVQKSPKYESGVALRFARVKKLREDKTAQEINTIIDLESISAVSSKGP is encoded by the coding sequence ATGTTGTTTAAAGCGATAGTTGAATATTCAGAAAGAGTGAGACAGACTTCCTCAAGGAACAGCAAAATCAGTATCATTGAAGAATTCCTCAGCAAATTGTCTGTTGATGAGGCGCTGATCGGCGTAAACTACATTGCTGGCAGAATAAGGCAGGGCAAGCTCAATATAGCATGGAAAGGTATAACTGAGCTTTCCAACACGGTTTTTCGGCGTTCACGTTCACCCAGTCTCGTTCAGGTCGACAGGTACTTGGAACTGGTTTGCTCAGCAAGGGGGCGAAAAAAGATTGAAGCCTTGACGCCGCTTTTCACAAAACTGGGCAAGGATGAGAGAAAATACCTCGTATTGCTCATGGTTGGAGAGGTACAGCAGGGTGCAGGTGAAGGTGTGGTAAAACATGCCATAGCCCGCTTCTTTGGACTATCCGATGAAGAGATTGAGAGGGCATATCTTCAAAAACCCGACATCGCAGAACTGTTCTTTCTGCTGCGGAGTCAAGGGAAGGAGGCGATAGATAGTCTGGGTATAAGCATTTTCAGTCCGGTTAAGCCAATGCTTGCCCAGATGGCAAATTCCCTTGATGATGTCTTCGATGAAAATGAAGAATTTGCACTGGAGCACAAGCTGGATGGAATTAGAATACAGACACACCGTGATGGAGATAAGGTCAAGATATTCTCCCGGCATCTCAAGGACATCACAGATCACTTTCCAGAGTTAGTCCAGAATGCGCGACAATTACCGGTCACCAAGTTTATCCTTGATGGTGAGGCGATCGGCATCGATAAGAAGGGGAGACCGGTTCGATTCCAGGTTCTTGCGCGCCGTACCACGAGGAAAAAGAATATCATTGAGATGCAACGTGAGGTGCCGGTCTTGCCGCAGTATTTCGATGCACTCTATGTAGGTGATGAGGATTTGACAGGGAAGACTTACGCGGAGCGCGTAGAAATCCTCAATGATGTAGTTCGTAGAAAGCGTAATCTCGCGGCTCGGCTGATACCTGTCAGTAAGAACAAAGCCAGAACTTTCTATGACCAGTCATTAGAACTGGGTAATGAGGGAGTAGTTGTCAAATTACTCGGTTCTGAGTATCGCCCTGGTAAACGTGGAAAATTCTGGTTCAAACTCAAGGGTACACATACGGTTGATTGTGTGATATTGGCGGCCGAGTGGGGCCACGGACGAAGACACGGTTTTCTGTCAAACCTGCATCTCGGCGTCCTCGATGAAACAAAAACAAAATATTTGATGGTCGGTAAAACTTTTAAGGGGCTGACCGATAAAATGCTACAATGGATGACTGTTAACCTTCCCAGATACAAAGTGCACGAAGACGAATGGACCGTGTACGTCAGACCGGTTGTAGTCGTCGAGATAGTATTCAATGAAGTGCAGAAGAGCCCTAAATATGAATCGGGTGTTGCCCTCAGATTCGCCCGTGTGAAGAAGCTTCGGGAAGACAAGACCGCTCAAGAGATAAACACGATAATCGATCTTGAAAGCATTTCAGCAGTTTCATCGAAGGGCCCGTAA
- a CDS encoding PQQ-binding-like beta-propeller repeat protein, producing MRQLIFVLLIAWTALSAQTVINAITAPANASGLAWDGSYIWCGAYGVNGDTVYKLDPSNGNILKRLRWRLSADCYGLAFDQGDLWISDQLSGTDSIYRIDTITGARLHAFPAHKEYMAGLANDGIDLWHCVYYNPNGRAYKIQKTNGAVLDSMNIYELPQPWGATWDGQYLWVCNDGNYGGSHSIYKIDVVLKQIVDSLASPGNRPWGLAWDGMYLWVVAEGSSPTGHVAYQIDLQGGGTPDIEVIPASYNYGNVPFDTSFSFWLNIANVGDDTLTIDTIYTLNPLFYTTPLSFPIDIPEGAATNISVSFGPDTFSYYSSTLLIVSNDPVNETTYVPLSGHGVYPDPYLSPQSSSYNFGSVRIDCVKDWELSIANLGYPSLVIDSVTFDTELFFPGTMTFPVSLSCFDTTSFQIITRPSGLGPYSGYAFVHSNAPSSPYPIELSASGDSLELPGGTLLWVYDFPDNVVCVAGIADINVDGVNDVACEAYDAGAPIDKHLNTYWGNSSGHGVLQWNFSGVYTSGGWGDDCLAMGDDYNGDGMPDILLGTAWGDRTVYVVDAVTGDIIWYYDSHSYDGEGGWVYSVKPMPDINGDDIGEVLAGIGGNSLASGGPRSMYCFSGANGQIIWQLRIADAVGSVNWIPDVNNDNVPDAVCGAWGNGYDEKVYCVSGASSGMVYAPLWSYDCGGDIQSVIAIPDQNGDNKQDVIAGTWSDSVFCLSGANGSRIWATYVYGWVTKVAEIPDLIASDIPGIGVAHVGTSFQVLNGSNGAVHWSYPIGSNVWSVDAIEDLDDDGKCDVITGNQNPGIVYCFSGLDGSIIWSYNEGRLIYSIRAVDDISFDGYEDVLVGTQGLNNDGHFLALCGGVPGVGIAGRIDREPLGVMVFPRISRTSFNIVFGRAAIEDISIYDVAGRLVKHYQDIGDDTERIVWHARDENGRSVAQGIYFVRLTGKDFDRTEKLVVVR from the coding sequence ATGAGACAACTTATCTTTGTATTACTAATTGCGTGGACTGCGCTGTCTGCGCAGACCGTGATTAATGCGATCACCGCACCCGCGAATGCTTCGGGTCTTGCCTGGGATGGCAGCTATATATGGTGCGGCGCGTATGGTGTGAACGGTGATACAGTATACAAGTTGGACCCGAGTAATGGTAATATACTCAAGAGATTGAGATGGCGGTTGAGCGCGGATTGCTATGGTCTTGCATTTGACCAGGGTGACCTCTGGATCAGTGACCAGTTGAGCGGAACTGATTCGATATACAGGATCGATACCATAACCGGTGCGCGTCTACATGCTTTTCCTGCCCACAAGGAATACATGGCTGGCCTCGCAAATGACGGGATTGATCTATGGCACTGCGTATACTACAACCCGAACGGACGCGCGTACAAGATACAGAAAACAAACGGCGCGGTCCTGGACAGCATGAACATATACGAACTGCCGCAGCCATGGGGTGCAACATGGGACGGTCAATATCTCTGGGTATGTAATGATGGTAATTATGGTGGCTCGCACAGCATATACAAGATTGATGTAGTATTGAAGCAGATCGTCGATTCTCTGGCTTCGCCCGGCAACCGTCCGTGGGGTCTCGCCTGGGATGGCATGTACCTTTGGGTCGTTGCCGAAGGCAGTTCACCGACCGGTCACGTAGCATACCAGATAGACCTTCAAGGTGGTGGTACGCCGGACATAGAGGTGATACCAGCCAGTTACAACTACGGCAATGTTCCCTTTGATACATCGTTCTCATTCTGGCTGAACATAGCAAATGTCGGTGATGATACACTAACGATAGATACCATCTACACATTGAACCCATTGTTCTATACTACACCGCTGTCTTTCCCTATCGACATACCAGAGGGCGCGGCTACGAATATTTCCGTGTCATTTGGTCCAGACACTTTTTCATACTATTCTTCCACCCTGTTGATCGTTAGCAATGATCCGGTCAATGAAACAACCTATGTTCCGCTGTCAGGACACGGCGTCTATCCTGATCCGTACCTGTCACCCCAGTCATCGAGTTACAATTTCGGAAGCGTTCGCATTGACTGCGTAAAAGACTGGGAATTGAGCATCGCCAACCTGGGATATCCGTCGCTGGTTATTGACAGCGTGACCTTTGATACTGAGTTGTTTTTTCCAGGCACCATGACATTTCCGGTTTCCCTTTCATGTTTTGACACAACGTCCTTTCAGATAATCACGCGACCCTCTGGTTTAGGTCCATACAGTGGATATGCATTCGTGCACTCCAATGCTCCTTCGAGCCCTTATCCGATTGAACTGAGTGCCAGCGGGGACAGTCTTGAGCTGCCCGGTGGCACTCTGCTCTGGGTGTACGATTTCCCCGATAATGTAGTATGCGTTGCCGGCATTGCCGACATCAACGTTGACGGCGTGAACGATGTCGCTTGTGAGGCCTACGATGCCGGTGCGCCGATCGACAAACACCTGAACACATACTGGGGTAATAGTTCGGGCCACGGCGTATTGCAGTGGAACTTCAGCGGTGTTTATACAAGCGGCGGATGGGGTGATGATTGTCTGGCAATGGGCGACGACTACAATGGCGATGGCATGCCGGATATCCTGCTGGGTACTGCGTGGGGTGATAGAACCGTGTATGTCGTTGATGCGGTTACCGGTGATATCATCTGGTATTATGACAGCCACTCCTATGACGGTGAGGGCGGCTGGGTATATTCGGTAAAACCAATGCCTGATATCAATGGCGATGATATCGGCGAAGTGCTTGCCGGTATCGGCGGTAACTCGTTAGCATCTGGAGGACCCCGCAGCATGTATTGTTTCTCCGGTGCAAATGGTCAGATCATCTGGCAGCTGCGCATCGCAGATGCCGTCGGGTCGGTCAACTGGATACCTGATGTCAACAACGATAATGTCCCTGATGCGGTTTGCGGTGCCTGGGGTAATGGCTATGACGAAAAGGTCTACTGCGTGAGCGGTGCTTCGAGCGGCATGGTGTACGCACCGCTTTGGTCATACGACTGCGGCGGCGATATCCAATCTGTGATTGCGATTCCTGACCAGAACGGTGACAATAAGCAAGATGTGATCGCCGGTACGTGGAGTGATTCAGTATTCTGCCTGAGTGGGGCGAACGGCTCACGAATATGGGCTACATATGTCTATGGTTGGGTCACGAAGGTAGCGGAGATCCCTGATCTGATCGCGTCTGACATACCCGGGATCGGCGTGGCGCACGTTGGTACCTCATTCCAGGTGCTTAATGGTTCGAACGGAGCAGTACACTGGTCATATCCCATTGGCAGCAATGTGTGGAGTGTAGATGCCATTGAAGACCTCGATGATGACGGCAAGTGTGATGTCATAACCGGAAATCAGAATCCCGGTATTGTCTACTGTTTCAGTGGTCTCGATGGGAGCATTATCTGGTCATACAACGAAGGCAGGTTGATCTATTCGATACGTGCGGTCGATGACATAAGTTTTGACGGGTATGAGGATGTGCTGGTCGGAACGCAAGGTTTGAACAACGACGGACATTTCCTGGCGCTGTGTGGTGGTGTGCCTGGTGTCGGCATTGCCGGCCGTATAGACCGTGAGCCACTGGGCGTGATGGTATTCCCCCGGATCAGCCGCACATCCTTCAATATCGTCTTTGGAAGGGCGGCGATCGAGGATATAAGCATATACGATGTCGCCGGAAGGCTGGTCAAGCACTATCAGGATATCGGTGATGACACTGAGCGTATCGTCTGGCACGCACGAGACGAAAATGGACGTAGCGTTGCACAGGGTATTTACTTTGTTAGGTTGACCGGCAAAGATTTCGACCGTACTGAAAAACTTGTCGTTGTTAGATGA
- a CDS encoding AAA family ATPase, producing MRFDRFTQKAQDALSSAQELLDEYNHQELDVEHIFIALLRQEDGLVPKILHRLDVVPDLVQRRLENSLEKRPKLYGGATAQIYITPRTKKMLALARAEAERMKDEYVGSEHMLLAISEEREGETAAVLREFAITKEKIYQALQGMRGSQRVIDQDAENKYMALERFTRDITALAKQGKLDPVIGRDDEIKRLIQVLSRRTKNNPVLIGDAGVGKTAIIEGLAQRIVDKNVPEILKDKRILALDMGALVAGSKYRGEFEERLKTVMDEIKKGKGEIILFIDELHTIVGAGAAEGAIDASNMLKPALARGELQCIGATTLNEYRKNIEKDAALERRFAPVFVGEPSVEDTIKILEGLKSRYESHHGVIIDTSAIEAAAKLSDRYITERFLPDKAIDLIDEACARARIEVYSMPDDLKEMEKRLEQLTVEGKQAVDMRNYEKAAELRDESEKMQKEYRQKRGEWMKQRGIDDKVTADDIAHIVSSWTGIPVSRMMESEMDKLLKMEERIHMRLVDQEDAVVAVSDAIRRSRAGLKDPNRPIGSFIFLGPTGVGKTELSKSLAQFLFDTEEAMVRIDMTEYQEKHTVSRLIGAPPGYVGYEEGGQLTEAVRRRPYRVILFDEFEKAHPDVFNVLLQMLDDGRLTDGQGRTVDFKNTIIIMTSNLGSEVITESLQRGKFDYEQSKKDVFQILQRSVKPEFLNRIDEVIVFKPLGFDEIKGIVERELKKIMKNIIEFGYKLHFSEGVKDHLAHEGFDPVYGARPLRRAIQRLVENPLSKAILAKSFKKGAAIKVDVEKGEIVFS from the coding sequence ATGAGATTTGACAGATTTACGCAGAAAGCTCAGGATGCCTTGTCAAGTGCTCAGGAGCTTCTTGATGAGTACAATCATCAGGAGCTGGACGTTGAGCATATCTTCATTGCGCTGCTGAGACAGGAAGATGGACTGGTCCCTAAGATTCTTCACCGCCTCGACGTGGTGCCAGATCTTGTTCAGCGCAGATTGGAGAATTCGCTCGAAAAGCGGCCCAAGTTGTACGGCGGTGCTACTGCACAGATCTACATTACCCCGAGAACCAAGAAGATGCTGGCTCTGGCGCGTGCTGAGGCAGAGCGCATGAAAGATGAATATGTTGGTTCAGAGCACATGCTGCTGGCAATATCAGAGGAGCGTGAGGGGGAGACCGCGGCGGTTTTACGCGAATTTGCCATAACCAAAGAGAAGATATATCAGGCCTTGCAGGGGATGCGTGGTTCGCAGAGAGTGATAGACCAGGATGCAGAGAACAAGTACATGGCTTTGGAGAGGTTTACACGTGATATAACGGCTCTTGCCAAACAAGGAAAACTGGATCCGGTGATCGGAAGGGACGATGAAATAAAGCGTTTGATACAAGTACTTTCACGTCGAACGAAGAACAACCCCGTACTCATTGGAGATGCCGGCGTTGGCAAAACGGCCATAATCGAAGGTTTGGCGCAGAGAATCGTGGACAAGAACGTTCCCGAGATTCTCAAAGACAAACGAATACTCGCTCTTGACATGGGTGCTCTGGTCGCCGGTTCAAAGTACCGGGGGGAATTCGAAGAACGGCTTAAAACGGTCATGGATGAGATCAAAAAGGGAAAAGGAGAAATAATTCTGTTTATCGATGAGCTGCATACGATCGTAGGAGCTGGCGCTGCCGAGGGCGCAATTGATGCGTCCAACATGTTAAAGCCCGCTCTGGCGCGCGGTGAATTACAGTGCATAGGTGCTACTACGCTCAATGAATACCGTAAGAATATCGAGAAAGATGCCGCTCTGGAGAGAAGATTCGCACCGGTCTTTGTAGGTGAACCCTCGGTCGAGGACACGATAAAGATACTGGAAGGTTTGAAGAGCAGGTATGAATCGCATCACGGTGTTATCATTGACACGAGCGCTATCGAAGCGGCGGCAAAACTATCTGACCGGTATATTACCGAGCGTTTTCTGCCTGATAAGGCCATTGATTTGATCGATGAGGCATGCGCGCGTGCTCGTATTGAGGTATATTCGATGCCCGATGACCTCAAAGAAATGGAGAAGCGTTTAGAACAACTCACGGTCGAGGGTAAGCAAGCTGTGGATATGCGTAACTATGAGAAAGCTGCTGAGCTGCGTGATGAGTCTGAAAAGATGCAGAAGGAGTACAGACAGAAGAGGGGAGAATGGATGAAGCAGCGCGGCATAGATGACAAGGTCACGGCCGACGATATCGCGCATATTGTGTCAAGTTGGACCGGGATCCCTGTTTCGCGAATGATGGAATCGGAAATGGACAAACTCCTCAAGATGGAGGAACGTATACACATGCGTCTCGTAGACCAGGAAGATGCTGTGGTTGCTGTGAGTGATGCAATACGTCGTTCGCGTGCTGGTCTGAAAGACCCGAACAGGCCGATCGGTTCTTTCATTTTTCTAGGACCGACCGGTGTTGGTAAGACGGAATTAAGCAAGTCTCTGGCCCAATTCCTATTCGACACTGAAGAAGCGATGGTTCGCATCGATATGACCGAATATCAGGAGAAACATACGGTATCAAGATTGATCGGCGCGCCTCCAGGATATGTTGGTTATGAAGAGGGTGGTCAGCTTACCGAGGCAGTGAGGCGTCGTCCCTACCGTGTGATACTCTTCGATGAGTTTGAAAAGGCGCATCCAGATGTCTTCAACGTACTCCTGCAGATGCTCGATGACGGCCGTTTGACCGATGGCCAGGGTAGAACCGTCGATTTCAAGAATACGATAATAATCATGACCTCGAATCTGGGGAGCGAAGTGATCACCGAAAGTCTGCAGCGTGGGAAATTCGACTATGAGCAGAGCAAGAAAGATGTATTTCAGATACTGCAGCGAAGTGTCAAGCCAGAATTCCTCAATCGTATCGATGAAGTGATAGTTTTCAAACCCCTTGGATTCGATGAAATCAAGGGCATTGTTGAGCGGGAGTTAAAGAAGATTATGAAGAATATTATAGAGTTCGGATACAAGCTCCATTTCTCCGAAGGGGTCAAGGATCATCTCGCACACGAGGGTTTTGATCCTGTATACGGGGCCAGGCCGTTGCGCAGGGCGATCCAGAGGCTGGTCGAGAATCCCTTGTCCAAAGCTATCCTGGCCAAGAGTTTCAAGAAAGGTGCCGCGATAAAAGTAGATGTTGAAAAGGGTGAAATTGTATTTAGTTAG
- the pgsB gene encoding poly-gamma-glutamate synthase PgsB — protein sequence MFLGIYAVLALIGLYILFLRIEKVNHEKRVRSIPVRIWVNGSRGKSSVTRLIAAGLRGGGKKVIAKTTGTRASFITDNRNEQPVMRLGMPNIREQVKIFRKATAERPDAIVLECMALRPDLQYSEAVQIVKPNAVVITNVRADHLDVMGPSLRDIAGHFLNAIPSNAILFVGDKSILEDHQKMLRMKGINVTFSDANSVPDTTIADFHYIEHKANVALALDVCKRFGVDAQDALKAMLSASPDPGVLRKHLLSLNSKSVTLINAMAANDPDSTHMIWQMVDKNYPEINILVNCRNDRIDRSFQMAKLIKESMPADRYILTGSGTEILARKLYKTTAREKILDIGGRTPDEVVQAVTNAVSNNSFIFAMGNTVGYGEEMMNRFLLRERNR from the coding sequence ATGTTTTTAGGAATTTATGCTGTCTTAGCATTAATAGGGCTCTATATACTCTTTCTCAGAATTGAAAAGGTCAATCATGAGAAACGGGTTAGATCCATACCGGTCCGCATATGGGTGAACGGAAGTCGCGGAAAATCGTCCGTTACGCGATTGATTGCCGCCGGGCTCAGGGGTGGCGGCAAGAAAGTTATAGCAAAGACGACAGGCACAAGGGCCAGTTTCATCACCGACAACCGAAACGAGCAACCGGTTATGCGCCTCGGTATGCCGAATATCCGGGAACAAGTCAAGATATTCAGAAAAGCAACCGCCGAAAGACCAGATGCGATCGTGCTCGAATGCATGGCGTTGAGGCCTGATCTGCAATATTCGGAGGCAGTGCAGATCGTCAAGCCAAACGCGGTCGTGATCACCAATGTTCGTGCTGACCATCTCGATGTTATGGGACCTTCGCTCAGAGACATTGCCGGACATTTTCTCAATGCCATACCGAGCAACGCAATATTGTTTGTCGGCGATAAAAGCATATTAGAAGATCATCAAAAGATGCTACGCATGAAGGGAATAAATGTGACCTTTTCGGATGCAAACAGTGTCCCGGACACCACAATCGCCGATTTCCATTATATCGAACACAAAGCAAACGTTGCGCTGGCTCTTGACGTATGCAAAAGATTTGGAGTAGATGCGCAAGATGCACTAAAAGCCATGCTCTCTGCATCCCCTGACCCAGGTGTTCTGCGAAAACATTTACTGTCACTGAACAGCAAATCGGTCACGCTGATCAATGCCATGGCAGCCAATGATCCCGATTCGACCCACATGATATGGCAGATGGTAGATAAGAACTACCCGGAGATAAATATCCTCGTGAATTGCCGAAATGACAGGATCGACCGCTCGTTCCAGATGGCAAAGCTTATCAAGGAAAGCATGCCAGCTGACCGCTACATACTAACCGGCAGCGGTACCGAAATTCTCGCGCGAAAACTCTACAAGACAACCGCGCGCGAAAAAATTCTCGATATCGGCGGGAGAACTCCCGATGAAGTGGTACAGGCCGTGACCAATGCGGTATCGAATAACAGCTTTATTTTTGCGATGGGCAATACGGTGGGTTATGGTGAAGAAATGATGAACCGATTCTTACTTCGTGAAAGGAACAGATGA
- the pgsC gene encoding poly-gamma-glutamate biosynthesis protein PgsC, giving the protein MFLSLILTETIGLAAGGIVVPGYIALVLHHPVQVIATILAGLITYLIIKLLSSYIIIYGRRLLIISILIGYLIAYLTRISPTINFNEFSMDIQTVGFVIPGLIAYWIARQGIIPTLSAMIIVSSLVRLIIIIVHNGMVLP; this is encoded by the coding sequence ATGTTCTTGAGTCTCATCTTAACCGAGACCATTGGACTCGCTGCGGGTGGTATTGTCGTGCCTGGCTACATCGCTCTTGTGCTGCACCACCCGGTGCAGGTCATCGCAACTATACTCGCTGGATTGATTACCTATTTAATAATCAAATTGCTTTCTTCTTACATAATAATTTACGGCCGCAGATTGTTGATCATATCGATCTTGATCGGCTACCTCATTGCATATCTGACGCGCATTTCACCCACAATAAACTTTAATGAATTCAGCATGGACATTCAGACGGTCGGTTTCGTGATACCCGGCTTGATCGCCTACTGGATTGCCCGGCAGGGTATTATCCCAACGCTTTCAGCCATGATCATCGTTTCGAGTCTGGTGCGGCTGATCATTATCATCGTTCATAACGGGATGGTATTACCATGA